The Ascochyta rabiei chromosome 10, complete sequence genome has a window encoding:
- a CDS encoding Translation initiation factor 1A — MPKNKGKGGKNRRRGKNENDNEKRELVFKEEGQEYAQVVKMLGNGRLEAQCFDGARRLAHIRGKLRKKVWINQGDIILLSLRDYQDEKGDVIMKYSADEARSLKAYGELPENAKINETDTYGDQGDEGIGFEFDEDRDDSDSDEADGTGKKEIDIDDI, encoded by the exons ATGCCCAAGAACAAGGGAAAG GGTGGTAAGAACAGGAGACGTGGAAAGAACGAGAACGACAACGAGAAGCGCGAGCTCGTGTTCAAGGAGGAGGGCCAGGAGTACGCGCAGGTCGTCAAGATGCTGGGCAACGGCCGTCTGGAGGCGCAGTGCTTCGACGGCGCGCGTCGCCTTGCGCATATTCGCGGCAAGCTGAGGAAGAAGGTCTGGATCAACCAGGGCGACATCATCCTCCTGTCGCTGCGAGACTACCAGGACGAGAAGGGCGACGTCATCATGAAGTACTCTG CCGACGAGGCCCGTTCGTTAAAAGCCTACGGCGAGCTCCCCGAGAATGCAAAGATCAACGAGACAGACACGTACGGCGACCAGGGCGACGAGGGCATCGGCTTCGAGTTCGACGAGGACCGCGACGACTCCGACTCGGACGAGGCTGACGGCACCGGCAAGAAGGAGATTGACATTGACGACATCTAA
- a CDS encoding Assembly factor cbp4: MPGMGTYIKAISAGAVLVIGGPALVMWVTPTEEEIFKAYSPELQKKALANREQRQKDFDGFVNQLKDLSKSEKPIWIAQKEHDAKRSLAEQQRLREERDAYAADSRRLQQEIRNASQ, encoded by the exons ATGCCTGGAATGGGGACATACATAAAGGCCATCTCGGC AGGCGCAGTACTCGTTATCGGAGGCCCGGCACTGGTCATGTGGGTGACGCCGACCGAGGAAGAGATATTCAAG GCCTACAGCCCTGAACTCCAGAAGAAGGCACTGGCCAACAGGGAACAGCGCCAGAAGGACTTCGATGGCTTTGTGAACCAGCTGAAGGACTTGTCCAAGTCAGAGAAGCCGA TTTGGATCGCACAGAAAGAGCACGATGCCAAGCGATCGTTGGCAGAGCAGCAGCGACTGAGGGAGGAGAGAGACGCGTATGCAGCGGATAGCAGAAGACTGCAGCAAGAGATCAGGAACGCTTCGCAATGA
- a CDS encoding DNA repair protein RAD16, with translation MPSDAQAPVKLSLPLEFQQDIFKELREEDELVLLARGLGLLRIVTNLLHSYDAAGNNLILLVGADERENVWIGEALAEHAAVSQAPKCRGLSLVNTDLMSVGTREKMYAQGGIFSITSRILIVDFLSGLLNPETVTGLVVLHAEKVVATSLEAFILRIYRQKNKAGFLKAFSDTPEPFTMGYSPLTNMMKNLFLQKPALYPRFHVSVANSLEGRKKAEVIELEVPMTDAMQDIQNAVLECVEASISELKKANPGLEVEDWTLDSALHKNFDQIIRRQLDPVWHRTTFKTRQVVRDLSLLRTILHALLTYDAVSFNKYLDTVLAASQPPPGSTKQNQSPWLFLDAADTIFSTAKRRVYTGKVTNAELAGDANVAPEALEPVLEEFPKWAQLAEILREIEQDAYFNPTPQDSSNGSILIMCGDHGTCSQLREYLQTMYVRSEEATNEDEDDEEPSGKFMMRRKLRNYLSWKRDFSKVSSTLFQENQKTINGSTDQKVQSGETSGKPPPNKRRRIRGGGNTATSTRNDFGAVRTAGDKDAHIASLMAELQPTELEAAQKPGEVGYDPLDNMEDYYELFSMDSAIVIHPYSGDLDEHILEETKPRYVVMYEPDAAFIRRIEVYRSSHTDRTVKVFFMYYGGSVEEQRYLSAVRREKDAFTRLIKERANMALTLNTNANIAPEETFLRTINTRIAGGGRLTATTEPPRVVVDVREFRSSLPSLLHGRSMVIVPCMLTVGDYVLSPQICIERKSVRDLIGSFANGRLYNQVESMTEHYKHPMLLIEFDANKSFTLEPFADFSSAGANTSGLAAAPDLQGKLVMLTLAFPRLRIIWSSSPYQTAEIFAELKKQQDEPDPLKAVSLGLDPSMGGDEMRSFNQTTQDMLRTLPGASESIVTTLMLRVENLEELANMLEREVCWLIGTDVGRRVYRFFNRSVYEDVQMPTFS, from the exons ATGCCCAGCGATGCACAAGCCCCCGTGAAGCTCTCGTTGCCTCTT GAATTCCAGCAAGACATCTTCAAAGAGCTGCGCGAAGAGGATGAGCTCGTCCTGCTCGCGCGCGGCCTCGGCCTGTTGCGCATAGTCACGAACCTCCTCCACTCCTACGATGCTGCCGGCAACAACCTCATCCTGCTCGTCGGCGCAGATGAGCGCGAGAATGTCTGGATCGGCGAGGCGCTCGCTGAGCATGCAGCCGTCAGCCAGGCGCCGAAGTGCCGAGGGCTGAGCCTGGTCAACACAGACCTGATGAGCGTAGGGACACGTGAGAAGATGTACGCGCAAGGCGGCATCTTCAGCATCACATCGCGCATTCTCATTGTGGACTTTCTGTCGGGGCTGCTCAACCCGGAGACGGTGACGGGCTTGGTGGTGCTGCATGCTGAGAAGGTGGTCGCAACGTCGCTCGAGGCATTCATTCTGAGGATATACCGGCAGAAGAACAAGGCGGGCTTCCTGAAGGCGTTCTCAGACACACCGGAGCCCTTCACCATGGGCTACTCGCCGCTCACGAACATGATGAAGAACCTCTTTCTGCAGAAGCCGGCTCTGTATCCGAGGTTCCATGTTTCAGTCGCCAACTCGCTGGAAGGGCGGAAGAAAGCAGAAGTCATTGAGCTGGAAGTGCCCATGACAGATGCTATGCAGGACATACAGAACGCGGTGCTCGAGTGCGTGGAAGCTAGCATCAGCGAGCTCAAGAAGGCGAACCCTGGACTCGAAGTCGAGGACTGGACGTTGGACAGCGCACTGCACAAAAACTTCGATCAGATCATCAGACGGCAGCTGGATCCTGTCTGGCATCGTACAACGTTCAAGACGCGCCAGGTTGTTCGCGACCTGTCGTTGCTCCGTACGATCCTGCACGCGCTGCTCACCTACGACGCGGTCAGCTTCAACAAGTACCTCGACACCGTCCTAGCAGCATCACAGCCACCACCAGGCTCGACGAAACAGAACCAATCGCCGTGGCTCTTTCTCGATGCTGCTGATACCATCTTCAGCACCGCAAAACGAAGGGTGTATACTGGCAAGGTTACCAACGCTGAGCTGGCAGGAGACGCTAACGTCGCTCCGGAAGCTCTAGAGCCTGTTCTCGAAGAATTCCCAAAGTGGGCACAGCTTGCCGAGATTCTGCGGGAGATTGAACAGGATGCGTACTTCAACCCCACCCCTCAAGATAGCTCTAATGGCTCCATCTTGATCATGTGCGGCGACCACGGCACTTGTTCGCAGCTGAGAGAGTATCTCCAGACCATGTATGTCAGATCTGAAGAGGCTACCAACGAGGAtgaggacgacgaggagccGTCTGGCAAATTCATGATGAGGCGGAAGCTTCGCAACTACCTCTCATGGAAACGTGATTTCAGCAAAGTCAGCTCCACTCTATTCCAGGAGAACCAAAAGACCATCAATGGCAGCACGGATCAGAAAGTCCAGAGTGGCGAGACATCGGGGAAACCACCTCCCAACAAGCGGCGACGTATTAGGGGAGGCGGCAACACTGCGACGTCTACCCGAAACGACTTTGGTGCTGTGCGGACCGCAGGAGACAAAGACGCACACATTGCAAGCCTCATGGCTGAGCTCCAGCCCACGGAGCTAGAAGCTGCGCAGAAACCTGGCGAAGTGGGTTACGATCCGCTCGACAACATGGAAGACTACTACGAGCTCTTCTCGATGGACTCGGCTATCGTCATCCACCCGTACTCTGGCGATCTTGATGAGCACATTCTCGAGGAAACGAAACCGCGATACGTGGTCATGTACGAGCCCGATGCCGCCTTCATCCGGCGTATCGAAGTCTACCGTTCGTCACACACGGACCGCACCGTCAAGGTATTCTTCATGTACTATGGCGGCAGCGTGGAGGAGCAACGCTACCTCTCCGCTGTCCGCCGCGAGAAGGATGCCTTTACGCGCCTTATCAAGGAGCGCGCAAACATGGCCCTCACTTTGAACACGAACGCGAACATCGCCCCCGAAGAGACCTTCCTCCGCACAATCAACACCAGGATAGCAGGCGGTGGTCGCCTGACCGCAACCACAGAACCGCCGCGCGTTGTCGTTGATGTGCGCGAGTTTCGCTCTTCACTCCCCTCGTTACTACACGGACGCTCCATGGTCATTGTGCCATGCATGCTGACGGTCGGCGACTACGTACTCAGCCCGCAGATATGCATCGAGCGCAAATCCGTCCGCGACCTCATCGGCTCGTTTGCCAACGGACGGCTGTACAACCAAGTCGAGTCCATGACAGAGCACTACAAGCACCCGATGCTGCTCATCGAATTCGACGCCAACAAATCCTTCACCCTGGAGCCCTTTGCCGACTTCAGCTCCGCAGGCGCCAACACGTCCGGACTCGCGGCCGCCCCGGATCTGCAGGGCAAGCTCGTCATGCTGACCCTCGCTTTCCCCCGCCTGCGCATCATCTGGTCGAGCAGCCCGTACCAGACGGCGGAGATCTTCGCCGAGCTGAAGAAGCAGCAGGACGAGCCTGATCCGCTCAAGGCCGTCTCGCTCGGCCTTGATCCCAGCATGGGCGGCGACGAGATGAGGTCGTTCAATCAGACGACGCAGGATATGCTGCGCACGCTGCCGGGCGCAAGTGAGAGTATCGTCACGACGCTGATGCTGCGGGTGGAGAATCTAGAGGAGCTGGCTAACATGTTGGAGCGGGAGGTTTGCTGGCTTATTGGGACGGATGTGGGGAGGCGGGTGTATCGGTTCTTCAATCGCAGCGTGTATGAGGATGTGCAAATGCCGACGTTCAGCTAG